The following are encoded together in the Lathyrus oleraceus cultivar Zhongwan6 chromosome 3, CAAS_Psat_ZW6_1.0, whole genome shotgun sequence genome:
- the LOC127125906 gene encoding UNC93-like protein 3, with protein sequence MASVITHHDEETPLVTADESPLQLEPHKSHSRDVHILSLAFLLIFLAYGAAQNLQSTLNTEEDLGTTSLGILYLSFTFFSLFASLVVRILGSKNALIIGTSGYLLYVAANLKPNWYTLVPASVYLGFCASIIWVGQGTYLTSTARSHAIVNNLLEGEVIGDFNGEFWGVYALHQFIGNLITFALLSDGQGGGTKGTTLLFIVFLFVMTFGAILMCFLHKRSGNSKEGYEHSESDAAESKSLKSLCSSLTNALSDVKMLLIIPLMAYSGLQQAFVWAEFTKYVVTPAIGVSGVGIAMAAYGAFDGICSLAAGRLTSGLTSITSIVSFGAFAQAVVLILLLLNFSISSGFLGTLYILFLAALLGIGDGVLMTQLNALLGMLFKHDMEGAFAQLKIWQSATIAIVFFVAPYISFQAVIIVMLVILCLSFCSFLWLALKVGNVSSPSTTE encoded by the exons ATGGCTTCTGTAATCACTCATCACGACGAAGAAACGCCATTGGTTACCGCCGATGAATCACCGCTTCAACTTGAACCACACAAAAGCCACAGCAGAGATGTTCATATTTTGAGTTTAGCGTTTTTATTGATCTTTCTTGCTTATGGAGCTGCTCAAAATTTACAGAGCACTCTCAACACT GAGGAGGATTTGGGCACCACTTCGCTTGGGATACTTTATTTGTCGTTTACGTTTTTTTCTCTGTTTGCTTCTTTGGTGGTGCGGATTCTTGGATCCAAGAATGCTTTGATTATTGGAACTTCTGGTTATTTGCTATATGTGGCTGCGAATTTGAAGCCTAATTG GTATACACTGGTTCCAGCTTCTGTGTATCTTGGCTTTTGTGCTTCTATAATATGGGTTGGACAG GGAACATATCTAACTTCCACTGCACGTAGTCATGCTATAGTTAACAATTTACTCGAAGGTGAAGTAATTGGTGACTTCAATGGGGAATTCTGGGGTGTGTATGCACTTCATCAG TTTATTGGAAATCTTATTACATTTGCTCTACTTAGTGATGGGCAG GGAGGAGGTACCAAAGGCACAACTTTATTGTTTATTGTATTCCTTTTCGTCATGACCTTTGGTGCAATACTAATGTGCTTCCTGCATAAACGGAGCGGTAATAGTAAGGAAGGATATGAGCATTCAGAATCTGATGCTGCTGAATCAAAGTCCCTTAAGTCTCTATGTAGTTCACTGACAAATGCATTGTCTGATGTGAAGATGTTGTTGATCATACCCCTTATGGCATATTCAGGTCTACAACAAGCATTTGTATG GGCGGAATTTACCAAGTACGTTGTAACTCCAGCAATTGGTGTTTCCGGTGTTGGTATTGCAATGGCAGCATATGGAGCTTTTGATGGAATA TGTTCTCTGGCCGCTGGTCGTCTCACATCCGGTCTCACATCCATTACATCAATAGTTTCTTTTGGAGCTTTTGCCCAAGCGGTTGTACTAATATTGCTCCTGCTAAATTTCAG CATATCTAGTGGATTTCTCGGTACTCTATATATACTCTTTTTGGCTGCTTTATTGGGCATCGGCGATGGAGTTCTAATGACGCAGCTCAATGCTTTACTAGGCATGCTATTTAAGCATGACATG GAAGGGGCTTTTGCACAGTTAAAGATATGGCAAAGCGCTACAATTGCTATCGTTTTCTTTGTGGCCCCATACATTTCATTCCAAGCAGTTATCATAGTCATGTTGGTTATACTGTGCTTGTCATTCTGCAGTTTTCTATGGTTGGCTCTTAAGGTGGGGAATGTATCATCACCCTCCACCACTGAGTGA